The following proteins are encoded in a genomic region of Bacillus sp. FJAT-22090:
- a CDS encoding class I SAM-dependent methyltransferase — MEFDETLAKQYDSGIRRALPTYDPMLRLIQTFLRANTVEDANILVVGAGGGNEVTSFSLKNPRWTFIGVDPSETMLSVAREKCKEAGVNNRVKLLQGTVEDVEGITNFDAATCILVLHFIHAYEEKLKTLQETYARLKNGAPFVLISKYGEPTSDEFKERLKLWKSYWLDTTKLSFEEVEAMVQDILSLSYLPEETIVGLLQEAGFVRITKFFSTTLFGGWTCFKK; from the coding sequence ATGGAATTCGATGAGACACTTGCCAAGCAATATGATAGTGGAATTAGAAGGGCACTACCTACCTATGATCCGATGCTTCGATTGATTCAAACATTTTTAAGAGCAAACACCGTGGAAGATGCAAACATATTAGTTGTGGGAGCTGGCGGTGGCAATGAAGTGACTAGTTTTAGCTTGAAAAATCCAAGATGGACGTTTATAGGGGTGGACCCATCTGAGACGATGCTGTCAGTCGCAAGAGAAAAATGCAAAGAAGCTGGAGTAAACAATCGAGTTAAATTATTACAAGGTACTGTGGAAGACGTGGAAGGTATAACTAATTTTGATGCTGCAACGTGTATTTTAGTCTTACATTTCATTCATGCATATGAAGAAAAATTAAAAACACTCCAAGAGACATACGCTAGATTAAAAAATGGAGCTCCGTTCGTTTTAATCAGTAAATATGGAGAGCCTACTAGCGATGAGTTCAAGGAACGTTTGAAACTATGGAAAAGTTACTGGCTTGATACAACTAAATTATCCTTTGAAGAAGTCGAAGCAATGGTACAGGACATTCTTTCTCTTTCATATTTGCCTGAAGAAACAATTGTAGGATTACTGCAAGAGGCTGGTTTTGTACGTATAACAAAGTTTTTTTCTACAACGTTATTCGGCGGATGGACTTGCTTTAAGAAATAA